The following coding sequences lie in one Anomalospiza imberbis isolate Cuckoo-Finch-1a 21T00152 chromosome 21, ASM3175350v1, whole genome shotgun sequence genomic window:
- the CAMSAP1 gene encoding calmodulin-regulated spectrin-associated protein 1 isoform X4: protein MVDVDVCAGGDSTRRKMDALTDSAVEIVPLELYDSARAKIAANLQWICAKAYGIDNVPEELKDPFYIDQYEQEHIKPPVIKLLLSSELYCRVCSLILKGDQVAALQGHQSVIQALSRKGIYVMESDDTPVSESDLGSAPIKMSSHMAMIDALMMAYTVEMISIEKVVASVKRFSTFSASKELPYDLEDAMVFWINKVNLKMREITEKEIKLKQQLMESPGHQKSPSKWYWKLVPVRYRRDHLSSRQLPYFPVLEDLMKDGSDGAALLAVIHYYCPEQMKLDDICLKEVTSIADSLYNIQLLREFSNEYLNKCFYLTLEDMLYAPLVLKPNVMVFIAELFWWFENVKPDFVQPRDIQEIKDVKAVMQQKSSRPPVPISNATKRSFLAAPASPSPAELQPPAQAAPEACSRYYLHPEEPDYLGKGGSPAFSPSHPLLPLRQKQQKSLQGEDSPGHRHRSNSLTRVDGQPRGAVLAWPEKKPRPLSQPTPFALHHSASTDVDPGSGDSISLARSISKDSLASNIVNVTPKNQPHPPSVKANGKSLLNNVEMEDEDEELIAIIRSEERPNRGDPEVQNAAVRVPSIAATAWSPKTNSDPSDSKPDSFYLEPLMPAVLKPAKEKQVINKEDECGEGKQRSFVTKRLNEGHLSLIRKKATSSHGEHDLNRTFTPISSSDFTPVADPSSADAMALGEAGVEASRPLASSSLDPSSQELSTGGFFLHAAKPDDEVTSKVNVSYGKGLSLHVQDTTWTMVRQDSEPDLLDMEDADQDLVAIDNHPLVTKYIGEEESAKLQEDMKVKEHEDKDDASGRSSPCLSTISQVSSVSMASGSVRMTSFAERKLQRLNSYETKSSTSSSQKTTPDGSESCPAPLTTWKQKREQSPNRQNKDNVNLLASELVQLHMQLEEKRRAIEAQKKKMEALSARQRLKLGKAAFLHVVKKGKSPDGPQPLKPEHFAKEYSRHNGEDLDEVSLGSKSEEFLVKEEEREEMLNDSQEVAKVKMQESLAFAEQHKPKDPAAIHDLEKSKIISVALLEDNVTEADINECDLSIEKLNETISTLQQAILKISQQQELLMKSPTVPSPGTRSNSQDQKVKPSIHFVEPLSPTGMNSLRKPPRLGQGRTPRPGRPSELKVPKDRQQNSARVKTPTPSLENLPHLRPFPPNSLAKTPTEVGLESSPDHGSGSQEKCFFDTYRLHDESNQRALVLSTSKDANILSEMSKEVNNSFKETGLNSSDGSGKENVPVDEPLRSKANLIEVDLSDLKAPDEGELENQDSSTDMISEGDQKSGVGFFFKDEQKAEDELAKKRAAFLLKQQRKAEEARLRKQQLEAEVEQKRDEARRKAEEDRIRKEEEKARRELIKQEYLRKKQQQILEEQGLGKPKSKPKKPRPKSVHREESYSDSGTKCSSTPDNLSSAQSGSSLSLASAATTEPESVHSGGTPSQRVESMESLPILSRNPSRNTERDWENASTASSIASVAEYTGPKLFKEPSSKSNKPIIHNAISHCCLAGKVNEPHKNSILEELEKCDANHYIILFRDAGCQFRALYCYYPDTEEIYKLTGTGPKSITKKMIDKLYKYSSDRKQFNVIPAKTMSVSVDALTIHNHLWQAKRPAVPKKSQTRK from the exons aTGGTGGATGTTGATGTTTGTGCGGGTGGAGATAGTACCAGAAGAAAAATGGATGCTCTGACAGATAGTGCAGTTGAGATTGTCCCTTTGGAGCTCTACGATTCAGCCAGAGCAAAAATAGCTGCTAATCTACAATGGATCTGTGCTAAAGCCTACGGAATAG ACAACGTCCCGGAGGAGCTGAAGGACCCGTTCTACATCGACCAGTACGAGCAGGAGCACATCAAACCCCCTGTGATCAAACTGCTGCTCTCCAGCGAGCTCTACTGCCGCGTCTGCAGCCTCATCCTCAAGGGGGATCaggtggctgctctgcagggacaccagTCCGTGATCCAGGCGCTGTCTCGGAAGGGGATTTACGTCATGGAGAGCGATGATACACCTGTGTCTGAATCTGATCTGGGCTCTGCACCAATCAAAATG agTTCTCATATGGCAATGATTGATGCTCTTATGATGGCCTACACTGTAGAAATGATCAGCATTGAGAAGGTGGTTGCCAGTGTCAAGCGTTTCTCTACATTCAGTGCCTCAAAAGAACTGCCCTATGATTTGGAGGATGCCATGGTTTTCTGGATTAACAAG GTGAACCTTAAAATGAGAGAGATAACAGAGAAAGagattaaattaaaacaacaactAATGGAAAGTCCAGGGCATCAAAAG TCTCCTTCCAAATGGTATTGGAAATTAGTACCT GTGCGTTACAGAAGGGACCACCTCTCCAGCAGGCAGTTACCCTATTTCCCTGTGCTGGAAGATCTGATGAAGGATGGTAGCGATGGTGCTGCTCTTCTAGCTGTGATTCACTATTACTGTCCAGAGCAAATGAAACTGGATG aTATCTGTTTGAAGGAGGTGACATCAATTGCAGACAGCCTCTATAACATTCAGCTCTTGAGAGAATTCTCAAATGAGTACCTAAACAAATGCTTTTACCTCACCTTGGAGGACATGTTGTATGCTCCTTTGGTTTTAAAG cctAATGTCATGGTGTTCATTGCAGAACTCTTCTGGTGGTTTGAGAATGTCAAACCAGACTTTGTACAGCCAAGAGATATCCAGGAAATAAAAGATG TCAAGGCAGTGATGCAGCAGAAGAGCAGCCGGccccctgtccccatttccAACGCCACCAAGCGCAGTTTCCTGGCCGCTCCTGCCAGCCcaagcccagcagagctgcagcccccagcccaggcagcccCTGAAGCCTGCAGCAGGTACTACCTGCACCCCGAGGAGCCTGACTACCT TGGCAAAGGAGGAAGCCCTGCCTTCAGCCCTTCCCACCCACTGCTCCCTTTGAggcaaaagcaacaaaaatctTTACAGGGAGAAGACAGCCCTG GCCATCGGCACCGTTCGAATTCTCTGACCCGTGTTGATGGGCAGCCACGAGGGGCAGTTCTGGCATGGCCAGAGAAGAAACCCAG GCCTCTGTCTCAGCCAACACCATTTGCCCTTCATCATTCTGCCAGTACTGATGTGGAccctggctctggggacagcatTAGCCTGGCCAGGTCCATCAGCAAGGACAGTCTTGCTTCCAACATTGTCAATGTgacccccaaaaatcagcccCACCCTCCATCGGTGAAAGCTAACGGGAAGAGCTTGCTGAACAACGTAGAAATggaggatgaagatgaagaGCTCATTGCAATCATCAGATCTGAAGAAAGGCCAAACCgtggtgaccctgaggtgcagAATGCAGCAGTCAGGGTGCCCAGCATAGCGGCCACAGCGTGGTCTCCAAAAACAAACAGCGACCCTTCAGACAGCAAGCCTGACAGTTTTTACCTGGAGCCTTTAATGCCTGCAGTCCTGAAACCAGCCAAGGAAAAACAGGTCATCAATAAAGAGGATGAGTGTGGGGAGGGAAAACAGAGGAGTTTTGTAACAAAGAGGTTAAATGAAGGACACTTGTCTTTGATCCGCAAGAAAGCGACGAGCAGTCATGGTGAGCATGACCTCAATAGGACTTTTACTCCAATTTCTAGCTCTGATTTCACTCCAGTTGCAGATCCCAGTTCTGCGGATGCAATGGCCCTGGGGGAAGCAGGTGTAGAAGCTTCCAGACCTTTGGCTAGTAGCAGTTTAGATCCTTCCTCTCAGGAGCTATCCACTGGAGGATTCTTTCTTCACGCTGCTAAACCTGATGATGAGGTAACAAGTAAAGTCAATGTGAGTTACGGGAAAGGTCTCAGCTTGCACGTTCAGGATACCACCTGgaccatggtgaggcaggaCTCGGAGCCGGATCTCTTGGACATGGAAGATGCTGACCAGGATTTGGTGGCCATAGACAACCATCCTCTAGTCACTAAGTACATTGGTGAGGAGGAATCTGCCAAGCTGCAGGAGGACATGAAGGTGAAGGAACACGAGGACAAGGACGACGCCAGCGGCCGCTCCAGCCCCTGCCTGAGCACCATTTCCCAGGTGAGCAGCGTGTCCATGGCCAGCGGCAGTGTCCGCATGACCAGCTTTGCAGAAAGGAAGCTGCAGAGGCTCAACAGCTACGAGACCAAGTCCAGCACGAGTAGTtcccaaaaaaccaccccagaTGGGTCAGAAAGCTGCCCAGCACCGCTGACCACGTGGAAACAAAAGCGAGAACAGAGCCCCAACAGACAGAACAAAGACAATGTTAATCTTTTAGCTTCGGAGCTGGTGCAGCTCCACATGCAGCTGGAAGAGAAACGCAGGGCCATAGAGGCTCAGAAGAAGAAGATGGAAGCCTTATCAGCAAGGCAGAGACTAAAATTGGGCAAGGCAGCTTTCCTGCATGTTGTTAAAAAAGGGAAGTCTCCCGATGGTCCACAACCTCTTAAACCAGAACACTTTGCAAAAGAATATTCCCGGCACAATGGGGAAGATTTAGATGAAGTTTCTTTGGGTTCCAAATCTGAGGAGTTTCTTGTgaaagaggaggagagagaagaaatgCTCAACGATTCTCAAGAAGTAGCAAAAGTAAAAATGCAGGAAAGCTTGGCTTTTGCCGAGCAACACAAACCAAAAGACCCTGCTGCTATACACGAtttggaaaaaagtaaaattatttctgttgccCTCCTAGAAGACAACGTGACTGAAGCAGATATAAATGAATGTGATCTTTCAATCGAGAAGCTGAATGAAACAATCAGCACCCTGCAGCAGGCCATCTTAAAGAtatcccagcagcaggagctgctcatgAAATCTCCAACAGTGCCATCCCCAGGAACCAGAAGTAACTCTCAGGACCAAAAGGTGAAACCTTCGATTCATTTTGTTGAGCCCCTGTCTCCAACTGGAATGAACAGCCTGCGGAAACCGCCGCGGCTTGGCCAAGGAAGGACTCCCCGGCCAGGAAGGCCTTCAGAGCTGAAAGTCCCAAAGGACAGGCAGCAGAATTCAGCACGTGTTAAAACCCCAACGCCCAGCCTAGAAAACCTTCCACATTTGAGACCTTTCCCACCCAATAGCTTGGCAAAGACACCCACGGAAGTGGGACTGGAAAGCAGCCCTGATCATGGAAGTGGTTCCCAAGAGAAGTGTTTCTTTGATACCTATAGACTTCATGATGAGAGCAATCAAAGGGCACTTGTTCTCTCCACCTCCAAAGATGCAAATATTCTGTCTGAAATGAGCAAAGAGGTGAATAACAGCTTCAAGGAAACAGGGTTGAATTCTTCTGATggctcaggaaaagaaaatgtcccAGTGGATGAGCCCCTGAGAAGCAAGGCTAATCTCATTGAAGTAGATTTGTCTGACTTAAAAGCTCCAGATGAAGGAGAACTTGAAAACCAGGATAGCTCCACGGATATGATTAGTGAAGGTGATCAGAAGTctggtgtgggttttttcttcaaG GATGAACAGAAGGCAGAGGATGAGCTGGCCAAGAAGCGTGCGGCGTTCCTCCTGAAACAGCAGCGCAAGGCCGAGGAGGCTCGGCTGcggaagcagcagctggaggctgagGTGGAACAAAAAAGGGATGAAGCTCG CCGCAAAGCCGAGGAGGACCGGATACggaaagaagaggagaaggctcGGCGAGAACTCATCAAGCAGGAATATCTAaggaaaaaacagcagcagatttTGGAGGAGCAAGGGCTTGGGAAGCCCAAATCCAAGCCCAAAAAACCCAGGCCAAAGTCGGTCCATCGTGAGGAATCTTACAGTGATTCAGGCACAAAGTGTTCTTCCACAC CTGATAATTTGAGCAGTGCTCAGTCTGGTTCCAGTCTGTCTTTGGCCTCAGCAGCAACAACTGAGCCTGAAAGCGTTCACTCTGGTGGCACTCCCTCACAGAG AGTTGAATCCATGGAGTCCTTGCCCATTCTGAGCAGAAATCCCAGCAGAAACacagagagagactgggagaatGCTTCCACAGCATCTTCTATTGCTTCAGTGGCAGAATACACAG GTCCAAAATTATTTAAGGAACCCAGCAGCAAATCCAACAAACCTATTATTCACAATGCTATATCTCACTGCTGTCTTGCTGGAAAAGTGAATGAACCACATAAGAACTCAATATTAGAG gagctggagaaatGTGATGCCAACCACTACATCATCTTGTTCCGCGACGCCGGCTGCCAGTTCCGAGCACTTTACTGCTACTACCCCGACACGGAGGAGATCTACAAGCTCACTGGGACAGGGCCAAAGAGCATCACCAAGAAAATGATTGATAAACTCTATAAGTACAGCTCGGACAGAAAACAGTTTAACGtgatcccagccaaaaccatgTCTGTGAGCGTGGATGCTCTCACCATCCACAACCACTTGTGGCAGGCCAAGCGACCCGCGGTGCCAAAGAAGAGCCAGACTCGGAAATGA
- the CAMSAP1 gene encoding calmodulin-regulated spectrin-associated protein 1 isoform X2, whose amino-acid sequence MGVRARSLCCFSGARRGKEPQMVDVDVCAGGDSTRRKMDALTDSAVEIVPLELYDSARAKIAANLQWICAKAYGIDNVPEELKDPFYIDQYEQEHIKPPVIKLLLSSELYCRVCSLILKGDQVAALQGHQSVIQALSRKGIYVMESDDTPVSESDLGSAPIKMSSHMAMIDALMMAYTVEMISIEKVVASVKRFSTFSASKELPYDLEDAMVFWINKVNLKMREITEKEIKLKQQLMESPGHQKSPSKWYWKLVPVRYRRDHLSSRQLPYFPVLEDLMKDGSDGAALLAVIHYYCPEQMKLDDICLKEVTSIADSLYNIQLLREFSNEYLNKCFYLTLEDMLYAPLVLKPNVMVFIAELFWWFENVKPDFVQPRDIQEIKDVKAVMQQKSSRPPVPISNATKRSFLAAPASPSPAELQPPAQAAPEACSRYYLHPEEPDYLGKGGSPAFSPSHPLLPLRQKQQKSLQGEDSPGHRHRSNSLTRVDGQPRGAVLAWPEKKPRPLSQPTPFALHHSASTDVDPGSGDSISLARSISKDSLASNIVNVTPKNQPHPPSVKANGKSLLNNVEMEDEDEELIAIIRSEERPNRGDPEVQNAAVRVPSIAATAWSPKTNSDPSDSKPDSFYLEPLMPAVLKPAKEKQVINKEDECGEGKQRSFVTKRLNEGHLSLIRKKATSSHGEHDLNRTFTPISSSDFTPVADPSSADAMALGEAGVEASRPLASSSLDPSSQELSTGGFFLHAAKPDDEVTSKVNVSYGKGLSLHVQDTTWTMVRQDSEPDLLDMEDADQDLVAIDNHPLVTKYIGEEESAKLQEDMKVKEHEDKDDASGRSSPCLSTISQVSSVSMASGSVRMTSFAERKLQRLNSYETKSSTSSSQKTTPDGSESCPAPLTTWKQKREQSPNRQNKDNVNLLASELVQLHMQLEEKRRAIEAQKKKMEALSARQRLKLGKAAFLHVVKKGKSPDGPQPLKPEHFAKEYSRHNGEDLDEVSLGSKSEEFLVKEEEREEMLNDSQEVAKVKMQESLAFAEQHKPKDPAAIHDLEKSKIISVALLEDNVTEADINECDLSIEKLNETISTLQQAILKISQQQELLMKSPTVPSPGTRSNSQDQKVKPSIHFVEPLSPTGMNSLRKPPRLGQGRTPRPGRPSELKVPKDRQQNSARVKTPTPSLENLPHLRPFPPNSLAKTPTEVGLESSPDHGSGSQEKCFFDTYRLHDESNQRALVLSTSKDANILSEMSKEVNNSFKETGLNSSDGSGKENVPVDEPLRSKANLIEVDLSDLKAPDEGELENQDSSTDMISEGDQKSGVGFFFKDEQKAEDELAKKRAAFLLKQQRKAEEARLRKQQLEAEVEQKRDEARRKAEEDRIRKEEEKARRELIKQEYLRKKQQQILEEQGLGKPKSKPKKPRPKSVHREESYSDSGTKCSSTPDNLSSAQSGSSLSLASAATTEPESVHSGGTPSQRVESMESLPILSRNPSRNTERDWENASTASSIASVAEYTGPKLFKEPSSKSNKPIIHNAISHCCLAGKVNEPHKNSILEELEKCDANHYIILFRDAGCQFRALYCYYPDTEEIYKLTGTGPKSITKKMIDKLYKYSSDRKQFNVIPAKTMSVSVDALTIHNHLWQAKRPAVPKKSQTRK is encoded by the exons ATGGGCGTGCGGGCGCGGAGCCTCTGCTGCTTCTCCGGGGCGAGGCGGGGGAAGGAGCCGcag aTGGTGGATGTTGATGTTTGTGCGGGTGGAGATAGTACCAGAAGAAAAATGGATGCTCTGACAGATAGTGCAGTTGAGATTGTCCCTTTGGAGCTCTACGATTCAGCCAGAGCAAAAATAGCTGCTAATCTACAATGGATCTGTGCTAAAGCCTACGGAATAG ACAACGTCCCGGAGGAGCTGAAGGACCCGTTCTACATCGACCAGTACGAGCAGGAGCACATCAAACCCCCTGTGATCAAACTGCTGCTCTCCAGCGAGCTCTACTGCCGCGTCTGCAGCCTCATCCTCAAGGGGGATCaggtggctgctctgcagggacaccagTCCGTGATCCAGGCGCTGTCTCGGAAGGGGATTTACGTCATGGAGAGCGATGATACACCTGTGTCTGAATCTGATCTGGGCTCTGCACCAATCAAAATG agTTCTCATATGGCAATGATTGATGCTCTTATGATGGCCTACACTGTAGAAATGATCAGCATTGAGAAGGTGGTTGCCAGTGTCAAGCGTTTCTCTACATTCAGTGCCTCAAAAGAACTGCCCTATGATTTGGAGGATGCCATGGTTTTCTGGATTAACAAG GTGAACCTTAAAATGAGAGAGATAACAGAGAAAGagattaaattaaaacaacaactAATGGAAAGTCCAGGGCATCAAAAG TCTCCTTCCAAATGGTATTGGAAATTAGTACCT GTGCGTTACAGAAGGGACCACCTCTCCAGCAGGCAGTTACCCTATTTCCCTGTGCTGGAAGATCTGATGAAGGATGGTAGCGATGGTGCTGCTCTTCTAGCTGTGATTCACTATTACTGTCCAGAGCAAATGAAACTGGATG aTATCTGTTTGAAGGAGGTGACATCAATTGCAGACAGCCTCTATAACATTCAGCTCTTGAGAGAATTCTCAAATGAGTACCTAAACAAATGCTTTTACCTCACCTTGGAGGACATGTTGTATGCTCCTTTGGTTTTAAAG cctAATGTCATGGTGTTCATTGCAGAACTCTTCTGGTGGTTTGAGAATGTCAAACCAGACTTTGTACAGCCAAGAGATATCCAGGAAATAAAAGATG TCAAGGCAGTGATGCAGCAGAAGAGCAGCCGGccccctgtccccatttccAACGCCACCAAGCGCAGTTTCCTGGCCGCTCCTGCCAGCCcaagcccagcagagctgcagcccccagcccaggcagcccCTGAAGCCTGCAGCAGGTACTACCTGCACCCCGAGGAGCCTGACTACCT TGGCAAAGGAGGAAGCCCTGCCTTCAGCCCTTCCCACCCACTGCTCCCTTTGAggcaaaagcaacaaaaatctTTACAGGGAGAAGACAGCCCTG GCCATCGGCACCGTTCGAATTCTCTGACCCGTGTTGATGGGCAGCCACGAGGGGCAGTTCTGGCATGGCCAGAGAAGAAACCCAG GCCTCTGTCTCAGCCAACACCATTTGCCCTTCATCATTCTGCCAGTACTGATGTGGAccctggctctggggacagcatTAGCCTGGCCAGGTCCATCAGCAAGGACAGTCTTGCTTCCAACATTGTCAATGTgacccccaaaaatcagcccCACCCTCCATCGGTGAAAGCTAACGGGAAGAGCTTGCTGAACAACGTAGAAATggaggatgaagatgaagaGCTCATTGCAATCATCAGATCTGAAGAAAGGCCAAACCgtggtgaccctgaggtgcagAATGCAGCAGTCAGGGTGCCCAGCATAGCGGCCACAGCGTGGTCTCCAAAAACAAACAGCGACCCTTCAGACAGCAAGCCTGACAGTTTTTACCTGGAGCCTTTAATGCCTGCAGTCCTGAAACCAGCCAAGGAAAAACAGGTCATCAATAAAGAGGATGAGTGTGGGGAGGGAAAACAGAGGAGTTTTGTAACAAAGAGGTTAAATGAAGGACACTTGTCTTTGATCCGCAAGAAAGCGACGAGCAGTCATGGTGAGCATGACCTCAATAGGACTTTTACTCCAATTTCTAGCTCTGATTTCACTCCAGTTGCAGATCCCAGTTCTGCGGATGCAATGGCCCTGGGGGAAGCAGGTGTAGAAGCTTCCAGACCTTTGGCTAGTAGCAGTTTAGATCCTTCCTCTCAGGAGCTATCCACTGGAGGATTCTTTCTTCACGCTGCTAAACCTGATGATGAGGTAACAAGTAAAGTCAATGTGAGTTACGGGAAAGGTCTCAGCTTGCACGTTCAGGATACCACCTGgaccatggtgaggcaggaCTCGGAGCCGGATCTCTTGGACATGGAAGATGCTGACCAGGATTTGGTGGCCATAGACAACCATCCTCTAGTCACTAAGTACATTGGTGAGGAGGAATCTGCCAAGCTGCAGGAGGACATGAAGGTGAAGGAACACGAGGACAAGGACGACGCCAGCGGCCGCTCCAGCCCCTGCCTGAGCACCATTTCCCAGGTGAGCAGCGTGTCCATGGCCAGCGGCAGTGTCCGCATGACCAGCTTTGCAGAAAGGAAGCTGCAGAGGCTCAACAGCTACGAGACCAAGTCCAGCACGAGTAGTtcccaaaaaaccaccccagaTGGGTCAGAAAGCTGCCCAGCACCGCTGACCACGTGGAAACAAAAGCGAGAACAGAGCCCCAACAGACAGAACAAAGACAATGTTAATCTTTTAGCTTCGGAGCTGGTGCAGCTCCACATGCAGCTGGAAGAGAAACGCAGGGCCATAGAGGCTCAGAAGAAGAAGATGGAAGCCTTATCAGCAAGGCAGAGACTAAAATTGGGCAAGGCAGCTTTCCTGCATGTTGTTAAAAAAGGGAAGTCTCCCGATGGTCCACAACCTCTTAAACCAGAACACTTTGCAAAAGAATATTCCCGGCACAATGGGGAAGATTTAGATGAAGTTTCTTTGGGTTCCAAATCTGAGGAGTTTCTTGTgaaagaggaggagagagaagaaatgCTCAACGATTCTCAAGAAGTAGCAAAAGTAAAAATGCAGGAAAGCTTGGCTTTTGCCGAGCAACACAAACCAAAAGACCCTGCTGCTATACACGAtttggaaaaaagtaaaattatttctgttgccCTCCTAGAAGACAACGTGACTGAAGCAGATATAAATGAATGTGATCTTTCAATCGAGAAGCTGAATGAAACAATCAGCACCCTGCAGCAGGCCATCTTAAAGAtatcccagcagcaggagctgctcatgAAATCTCCAACAGTGCCATCCCCAGGAACCAGAAGTAACTCTCAGGACCAAAAGGTGAAACCTTCGATTCATTTTGTTGAGCCCCTGTCTCCAACTGGAATGAACAGCCTGCGGAAACCGCCGCGGCTTGGCCAAGGAAGGACTCCCCGGCCAGGAAGGCCTTCAGAGCTGAAAGTCCCAAAGGACAGGCAGCAGAATTCAGCACGTGTTAAAACCCCAACGCCCAGCCTAGAAAACCTTCCACATTTGAGACCTTTCCCACCCAATAGCTTGGCAAAGACACCCACGGAAGTGGGACTGGAAAGCAGCCCTGATCATGGAAGTGGTTCCCAAGAGAAGTGTTTCTTTGATACCTATAGACTTCATGATGAGAGCAATCAAAGGGCACTTGTTCTCTCCACCTCCAAAGATGCAAATATTCTGTCTGAAATGAGCAAAGAGGTGAATAACAGCTTCAAGGAAACAGGGTTGAATTCTTCTGATggctcaggaaaagaaaatgtcccAGTGGATGAGCCCCTGAGAAGCAAGGCTAATCTCATTGAAGTAGATTTGTCTGACTTAAAAGCTCCAGATGAAGGAGAACTTGAAAACCAGGATAGCTCCACGGATATGATTAGTGAAGGTGATCAGAAGTctggtgtgggttttttcttcaaG GATGAACAGAAGGCAGAGGATGAGCTGGCCAAGAAGCGTGCGGCGTTCCTCCTGAAACAGCAGCGCAAGGCCGAGGAGGCTCGGCTGcggaagcagcagctggaggctgagGTGGAACAAAAAAGGGATGAAGCTCG CCGCAAAGCCGAGGAGGACCGGATACggaaagaagaggagaaggctcGGCGAGAACTCATCAAGCAGGAATATCTAaggaaaaaacagcagcagatttTGGAGGAGCAAGGGCTTGGGAAGCCCAAATCCAAGCCCAAAAAACCCAGGCCAAAGTCGGTCCATCGTGAGGAATCTTACAGTGATTCAGGCACAAAGTGTTCTTCCACAC CTGATAATTTGAGCAGTGCTCAGTCTGGTTCCAGTCTGTCTTTGGCCTCAGCAGCAACAACTGAGCCTGAAAGCGTTCACTCTGGTGGCACTCCCTCACAGAG AGTTGAATCCATGGAGTCCTTGCCCATTCTGAGCAGAAATCCCAGCAGAAACacagagagagactgggagaatGCTTCCACAGCATCTTCTATTGCTTCAGTGGCAGAATACACAG GTCCAAAATTATTTAAGGAACCCAGCAGCAAATCCAACAAACCTATTATTCACAATGCTATATCTCACTGCTGTCTTGCTGGAAAAGTGAATGAACCACATAAGAACTCAATATTAGAG gagctggagaaatGTGATGCCAACCACTACATCATCTTGTTCCGCGACGCCGGCTGCCAGTTCCGAGCACTTTACTGCTACTACCCCGACACGGAGGAGATCTACAAGCTCACTGGGACAGGGCCAAAGAGCATCACCAAGAAAATGATTGATAAACTCTATAAGTACAGCTCGGACAGAAAACAGTTTAACGtgatcccagccaaaaccatgTCTGTGAGCGTGGATGCTCTCACCATCCACAACCACTTGTGGCAGGCCAAGCGACCCGCGGTGCCAAAGAAGAGCCAGACTCGGAAATGA